The following proteins are co-located in the Marispirochaeta aestuarii genome:
- a CDS encoding NAD(P)-dependent oxidoreductase, whose protein sequence is MSLTKPILSAFTYRSPPVPEKVSRKGSSLNEKSAFFINCGSVAVIIENYLIQALNENWIAGTALDVFNPEPPGSVSPVLHLENVILSPHNAVTTKESAIRVALGRARGIDDVLSGT, encoded by the coding sequence ATGTCTTTAACAAAGCCGATTTTGTCAGCGTTCACGTATCGGTCACCTCCGGTACCCGAGAAAGTATCGAGAAAAGGGAGTTCTCTTAATGAAAAGAGTGCATTCTTCATAAATTGTGGAAGCGTCGCAGTGATAATAGAAAATTATCTTATACAAGCACTTAATGAAAACTGGATTGCTGGTACCGCATTGGATGTTTTCAATCCTGAACCGCCGGGATCTGTTAGCCCAGTGCTACACCTTGAAAATGTCATACTCTCACCTCACAACGCTGTAACAACGAAAGAGTCTGCCATACGTGTAGCGTTAGGCAGGGCCCGGGGAATTGATGATGTGTTAAGCGGGACGTAG
- a CDS encoding tripartite tricarboxylate transporter TctB family protein, with translation MVQQKKDIWSGFFSLILGLAVLIASFGIDKTRLAGVGPEYLPKAVGIYISILSLILISNSLYELNIKKTKEKKDKDEGPLEVRTFVASVILLISYIFLLKVLGFIIMSAVFLFGEMYILAPRNHRNILLFLILSTGLPTAVYFLFVNVFNLLLPAGILG, from the coding sequence ATGGTGCAACAAAAAAAAGATATCTGGTCAGGTTTTTTTTCACTAATTTTAGGCTTAGCTGTCCTTATCGCTTCTTTTGGTATTGATAAGACACGCCTTGCCGGTGTGGGGCCTGAATATTTACCAAAAGCTGTTGGTATCTACATCAGTATACTGAGCTTAATTTTAATTTCTAACTCACTGTATGAACTGAATATAAAGAAAACAAAGGAAAAGAAAGACAAAGACGAAGGCCCCTTAGAGGTACGCACTTTTGTGGCATCGGTTATCTTGCTTATTTCATATATATTTCTTCTTAAAGTTTTAGGATTCATTATAATGTCTGCAGTATTCCTGTTCGGAGAGATGTATATCCTTGCACCTAGGAATCATCGTAACATTCTGCTTTTTCTTATTTTATCTACAGGTTTGCCGACTGCTGTCTATTTTTTGTTCGTGAATGTTTTCAATCTGCTCTTGCCGGCGGGAATTCTGGGGTGA
- a CDS encoding uroporphyrinogen decarboxylase family protein → MKTNRQINRIRGLMDKYLEIVHSDRNKQNLKMWKEVGSWNRDKPRGFVPLKPNGHLPYVIELDISLWRKLTNDTNLVEYYSDPYTHMEFQLQRSLNHHQLYKDNFVFTDELYIWFGVITELSLFGSEVVWQEHKEGWIKEPILSSLEQVEKLTPPDFYKSGLMPKIHEFYQVMNEVADGKLKVLFPELARGPFCMAVHLRGISDLFCDVLVNPEGVHKLMRFIVDSEIEWTKERTRFTGEEPTRLKLFNDEIDCPSIGPQIYNDLIFPYEEELAKISGGVRYWHSCGNISAFLPKINKLPNLEVCHVGPWTSYEEADAIFGSKTALEICLHPVNDIVMADTGQMRSKLEDIINKCPHENYSVRADALMPQGDDLESQLSKIKEWEEIAREYFG, encoded by the coding sequence ATGAAAACTAATCGTCAGATCAATCGAATACGTGGGCTGATGGATAAGTACCTGGAAATAGTACACAGCGACCGCAACAAACAGAACCTAAAGATGTGGAAGGAAGTTGGATCATGGAATCGAGACAAACCCCGTGGATTTGTACCTCTTAAACCAAATGGACACTTGCCCTATGTTATTGAACTGGATATTTCCCTGTGGAGAAAGCTTACAAACGATACAAATCTTGTTGAATATTACTCTGATCCCTACACCCACATGGAATTTCAGCTACAGCGAAGTCTGAACCATCACCAACTTTATAAGGACAACTTTGTTTTTACCGACGAACTGTACATTTGGTTCGGTGTTATAACGGAACTTAGCCTTTTTGGAAGTGAAGTTGTTTGGCAGGAGCATAAAGAGGGTTGGATCAAAGAGCCGATTCTCAGCTCACTGGAACAGGTAGAAAAACTGACACCTCCAGATTTCTATAAAAGCGGGTTGATGCCTAAAATTCATGAATTCTATCAAGTGATGAACGAAGTTGCTGATGGAAAGCTCAAAGTACTATTTCCGGAACTTGCCCGAGGCCCCTTCTGTATGGCTGTTCATTTGCGCGGGATTTCAGATCTTTTCTGTGATGTTCTGGTGAATCCTGAGGGTGTGCACAAGCTGATGCGTTTTATTGTTGACAGCGAGATAGAATGGACCAAAGAGCGTACCAGGTTTACCGGAGAAGAACCTACACGATTGAAGCTTTTTAATGATGAGATTGATTGCCCTTCAATCGGTCCCCAGATTTACAATGACCTGATTTTTCCCTATGAGGAGGAACTTGCAAAAATATCTGGAGGTGTTCGCTACTGGCATAGCTGCGGAAATATATCTGCCTTTCTACCAAAAATAAACAAACTCCCGAATCTAGAGGTTTGTCATGTAGGCCCCTGGACATCGTATGAAGAGGCGGATGCTATTTTTGGAAGTAAAACTGCTTTGGAAATATGTCTACATCCGGTAAACGATATTGTCATGGCTGATACCGGACAAATGAGATCGAAATTAGAAGACATTATCAACAAGTGCCCTCATGAGAACTACTCTGTACGAGCTGATGCCCTTATGCCACAAGGAGACGATCTTGAATCGCAGTTAAGTAAAATCAAAGAATGGGAAGAAATAGCCCGTGAATATTTCGGATAG
- a CDS encoding carbohydrate ABC transporter permease, whose product MLEDLTPSRRYAVLFVLLVLTAVVLIGGFLLLQNLQNAKVLMTFFAVVWGLGSVALLYFVLNQIAQSMPRSIRSIAVAFVFAGPAVIFLLWALVLPTLRSLALSFMDAAGREFVFLDNYKFAFTDPIMLESFRNNLLWIVFGTSACVILGLIISVLADKSRFEKVIKSLIFMPMAISFVGAGVIWKFIYAYKGEGINIAEIGLLNAIVTAFGGEAQAWLLVPFWNNFFLIIIMVWLQTGYAMVIISAAIKGIPESINEAARVDGAGPIRIFFNITIPSIMPTIVTVTTTILIFSLKLFDIVRVMTGGNYGTNVIANEFYLQQFSYNNSGRASAIAIILLVVIIPVLIYNLKQFRARSVLK is encoded by the coding sequence ATGCTGGAAGACCTTACGCCTTCGCGGCGCTACGCGGTACTGTTTGTACTTCTTGTACTGACGGCTGTAGTACTCATCGGAGGATTCCTGCTGTTGCAGAATCTGCAGAATGCCAAGGTTTTGATGACCTTTTTCGCTGTTGTCTGGGGTCTCGGCTCTGTGGCACTTCTCTATTTTGTACTCAACCAGATAGCCCAGTCCATGCCCAGAAGTATACGTTCAATTGCAGTGGCCTTTGTGTTTGCAGGTCCGGCGGTTATTTTTCTGCTATGGGCCCTGGTTCTTCCGACCCTGCGCTCCCTTGCGCTGAGTTTTATGGATGCCGCGGGAAGAGAATTCGTATTTCTTGATAATTACAAGTTCGCCTTTACTGATCCCATCATGCTGGAAAGCTTCAGAAACAACCTGCTCTGGATTGTTTTCGGAACATCCGCCTGTGTTATTCTTGGTCTCATAATCTCGGTACTGGCAGACAAGAGCCGCTTCGAGAAGGTCATCAAATCCCTGATATTCATGCCCATGGCAATCTCCTTTGTCGGTGCAGGTGTTATCTGGAAGTTTATCTACGCCTATAAGGGCGAAGGGATCAATATCGCTGAAATCGGTCTGCTGAATGCCATCGTCACAGCCTTCGGCGGCGAAGCCCAGGCCTGGCTGCTGGTTCCCTTCTGGAACAACTTTTTTCTGATTATCATTATGGTATGGCTGCAGACAGGCTACGCGATGGTGATAATCTCGGCGGCAATAAAGGGTATTCCGGAATCCATCAACGAAGCCGCCAGAGTGGATGGTGCAGGACCCATACGGATTTTTTTCAATATTACGATTCCGTCCATCATGCCTACCATTGTTACAGTAACCACGACGATCCTGATTTTCAGCCTCAAACTCTTTGATATCGTCCGGGTTATGACCGGTGGAAACTACGGAACCAATGTTATTGCCAATGAGTTCTACCTGCAGCAGTTTTCCTACAATAATTCGGGCCGTGCATCGGCTATCGCTATTATTCTGCTGGTGGTTATCATACCGGTCCTTATCTATAACCTGAAGCAATTCCGTGCCAGGAGTGTGTTGAAATGA
- a CDS encoding GntR family transcriptional regulator translates to MNVVEYEDLEEGVYDSILSFLLQRKLKAGDRLNQLLLVRELSISRTPINSVLSHLEGQMIAGKAPRHGYSVRNYSREELCGICNLFELIGIDILNQVCQLSDINLGRIYRIINTQESNDDNGRSFEFLYKFFQAIVVNCANEVLENIFCSLLVIMITNGLLDSTEWEEHLSFAKDLFSALERRDAKKTIERFSSLIYKFKKSISN, encoded by the coding sequence ATGAACGTTGTTGAATATGAAGACCTCGAGGAGGGGGTATATGACAGTATACTTTCTTTTTTGTTGCAGAGAAAGCTTAAAGCTGGTGATAGGCTAAATCAACTCCTCCTAGTCCGGGAGCTATCCATATCAAGAACCCCAATCAATTCTGTGCTTTCTCACCTGGAAGGACAGATGATAGCAGGAAAAGCTCCCCGTCATGGTTATTCTGTAAGAAATTACAGTCGAGAGGAACTGTGCGGGATTTGCAATCTTTTTGAGTTGATAGGTATAGATATACTTAACCAGGTGTGCCAGTTAAGTGACATAAATCTTGGGAGAATATACCGTATAATAAACACTCAGGAATCTAATGATGACAACGGTCGTTCCTTCGAATTCCTCTACAAATTTTTTCAAGCAATCGTTGTCAACTGTGCCAATGAAGTCCTTGAAAACATATTCTGTTCTCTTTTAGTGATCATGATTACGAATGGATTGCTCGATTCTACTGAATGGGAGGAACATCTATCTTTTGCAAAGGATCTTTTTAGCGCCCTCGAAAGAAGGGATGCTAAAAAAACTATAGAAAGGTTTAGTTCGTTAATTTATAAATTCAAAAAATCAATCAGTAACTGA
- a CDS encoding carbohydrate ABC transporter permease, whose product MKKRAEKKLFSPGKLLVELILVAIVLSWTVPTLGIFVTSFRDSKDIYGSGWWTVLPHKDWVLTHEYELPEDTNPDAPITIEDHTASFEQWRQGISVEEGKQIRWIGNKRSRTIRVYEEKWIGFGANLTMQNYKDVLSGGEVSFVDAQGNTISRQGSNFADAVLNSLAVSIPATIIPILIAAFAAYAFAWMEFPMRRPFFTMVVALLVVPLQIALIPILRDFTNWGITGTFLGMWMAHTGFGLPLAIYLLYNYISTLSRDIFESAYLDGATPFTTFVRLVLPLSVPALASFAIFQFLWVWNDYLVALVFLGDKNRVVTSALAAMVGEKGQDWHLLTSGAFLSMILPLIVFFGLQRFFVRGLMAGSVKG is encoded by the coding sequence ATGAAAAAAAGAGCGGAAAAAAAACTGTTCTCTCCGGGCAAGCTGCTTGTAGAACTTATTCTTGTTGCGATCGTGCTTAGCTGGACGGTTCCCACCCTGGGGATTTTTGTTACCTCCTTTCGGGATTCCAAGGATATTTACGGGTCTGGCTGGTGGACGGTGCTGCCCCACAAAGACTGGGTCCTTACCCATGAGTACGAGCTGCCTGAGGATACGAATCCCGATGCGCCCATTACCATCGAAGACCACACGGCCTCTTTTGAACAGTGGCGACAGGGTATAAGTGTAGAAGAGGGCAAGCAGATTCGCTGGATCGGAAATAAGCGCTCAAGAACGATCAGGGTGTATGAGGAAAAATGGATCGGCTTCGGTGCTAACCTGACTATGCAGAACTACAAGGATGTTCTCTCCGGCGGAGAGGTTTCTTTTGTAGATGCCCAGGGTAACACGATATCACGGCAGGGGAGCAATTTTGCCGATGCTGTTCTGAACTCACTGGCAGTCAGTATTCCCGCTACAATAATCCCCATTCTTATCGCAGCTTTTGCGGCCTATGCCTTCGCCTGGATGGAGTTCCCCATGCGCAGACCCTTCTTTACCATGGTGGTGGCACTTCTGGTCGTACCGCTACAGATTGCCCTGATACCCATATTGCGGGATTTTACCAACTGGGGAATTACCGGTACCTTCCTGGGTATGTGGATGGCGCACACGGGCTTTGGTCTGCCTCTGGCAATCTACCTGCTGTACAACTACATCAGTACCCTGTCCCGGGACATCTTTGAATCAGCCTATCTCGATGGCGCAACACCCTTTACTACCTTTGTGCGCCTGGTTCTGCCTTTGTCCGTTCCGGCCCTGGCGAGCTTTGCAATCTTTCAGTTCCTCTGGGTCTGGAATGATTACCTTGTTGCCCTGGTCTTCCTGGGAGACAAAAACCGGGTTGTAACCAGTGCCCTGGCTGCCATGGTTGGCGAAAAGGGGCAGGACTGGCATCTGCTGACCTCCGGTGCCTTTCTGAGCATGATACTTCCTTTGATCGTCTTCTTCGGTCTGCAGCGTTTCTTTGTCCGTGGTCTTATGGCAGGCAGTGTAAAGGGGTGA
- a CDS encoding GntR family transcriptional regulator: MSMGKSPIKKVYIGDRVYSEIKRMLIERSILPGDRIDKSELCRQLRVSLTPVNEAVKRLVGEDLIEKRGNSGFFAREYTPQYLIDFYEARAAMESMALRRCIENLDDDELFGLIDFGERLKEVHTKGDAVEYLRVDREFHRSILMKSGNRMFIRFIKTFNMLTTSLNMGVMRSPDETIVEHLEIIDAMRRREAALAQKLMMEHHMRSRKSLSEHLTKGDLKFDLLFTDSSNSVTD, translated from the coding sequence ATGAGCATGGGAAAATCCCCGATCAAAAAGGTCTATATCGGAGACCGGGTTTATAGTGAAATAAAACGAATGTTGATCGAGCGGTCAATTCTTCCGGGGGATCGGATCGATAAATCTGAGTTGTGTCGACAATTGCGTGTTAGTCTGACTCCAGTAAACGAGGCAGTAAAACGGCTGGTAGGGGAGGATCTGATAGAAAAACGAGGCAATAGTGGTTTTTTTGCCCGGGAATATACTCCCCAGTATTTGATTGATTTTTATGAAGCACGGGCTGCCATGGAGAGTATGGCGTTGCGACGGTGCATTGAAAATCTCGATGATGACGAACTCTTTGGTCTAATCGACTTTGGTGAACGACTCAAAGAAGTACATACTAAAGGGGATGCCGTTGAATATCTACGAGTAGATCGGGAATTCCATCGGTCTATTCTCATGAAATCTGGTAATCGCATGTTCATCCGCTTCATTAAGACTTTTAATATGCTCACTACCTCTCTTAACATGGGTGTTATGCGTTCCCCTGACGAAACTATAGTTGAACATCTTGAAATTATTGATGCAATGCGCCGACGAGAGGCTGCACTTGCTCAGAAACTCATGATGGAGCATCATATGCGTTCCAGAAAATCACTTTCAGAGCATCTTACTAAAGGCGATTTAAAGTTTGATCTGCTTTTCACTGATTCATCAAATTCAGTTACTGATTGA
- a CDS encoding ABC transporter substrate-binding protein, with product MKKIMFLIMIAGLLMAFTSCSKSEEAASAPAEPEQTAADDPYAEVRGKVVTMAGPFTDNDAIKFEESIKSFEEETGIDIQYEGSKEFEASISISVEGGNPPDIVDFPQPGLLETFAGKGYVIDLNKVLDMDKVRSNYIQSWLDMATMESPDGPIMAGVWGRVNGKSLVWYNKKAFDEAGYQVPETWEELVELQNTILSDGDSPWAVGIESGAATGWPATDWVEEMMLRTTSLENYDRWVAGELKFNSPEVRKAIETMADIWFADGMVYGGRKSIATTSFGDAPKVMFEDPPKAWLHKQGNFITSFFPENLTAGEDYDFFYLPSVDPQYGRPVLVAGDIYAMFDDRPEVRMVMQYFATGASVEGWVRAGGAISPHKDSDLSWYSNVVDRKVAEVIQNATSVRFDGSDLMPGAVGAGTFWKEMTAYVSGSKPLDEALKAIDASWPN from the coding sequence ATGAAAAAAATCATGTTTCTCATCATGATTGCAGGTCTCCTCATGGCCTTCACATCATGCAGCAAGAGCGAAGAGGCAGCCTCGGCCCCGGCAGAGCCGGAACAGACTGCTGCCGATGATCCCTATGCAGAGGTCAGGGGAAAGGTCGTTACCATGGCAGGACCTTTTACGGATAACGATGCCATCAAATTCGAGGAATCCATAAAATCCTTCGAAGAAGAAACCGGAATCGATATTCAGTATGAGGGAAGCAAGGAGTTCGAGGCTTCCATCTCCATCAGTGTTGAAGGTGGGAATCCTCCGGATATCGTTGATTTTCCCCAGCCCGGTCTGCTCGAGACCTTTGCGGGCAAAGGTTATGTCATTGACTTGAACAAGGTACTGGATATGGACAAGGTCCGGTCGAACTACATTCAGAGCTGGCTCGATATGGCCACCATGGAATCCCCGGATGGACCCATTATGGCGGGTGTCTGGGGCCGTGTTAACGGTAAATCCCTGGTATGGTACAACAAAAAGGCCTTCGACGAAGCCGGTTACCAGGTTCCTGAAACCTGGGAGGAGCTGGTTGAACTGCAGAACACCATTCTGTCAGACGGCGACAGCCCATGGGCCGTGGGCATCGAGTCCGGTGCCGCAACCGGCTGGCCGGCCACCGACTGGGTGGAAGAGATGATGCTGCGCACCACAAGCCTGGAGAACTATGACAGGTGGGTTGCCGGCGAATTGAAATTCAACTCCCCCGAGGTCCGCAAGGCAATCGAGACCATGGCGGATATCTGGTTCGCCGACGGTATGGTCTACGGCGGCCGCAAGAGCATAGCCACAACCAGTTTTGGGGATGCCCCCAAGGTCATGTTCGAAGATCCGCCCAAAGCCTGGCTTCACAAGCAGGGCAACTTTATTACCTCCTTCTTTCCCGAAAACCTGACAGCCGGTGAAGACTACGACTTCTTCTATCTGCCCAGTGTGGACCCCCAGTACGGTCGGCCTGTTCTGGTTGCAGGAGATATCTATGCAATGTTCGACGACCGGCCGGAGGTACGCATGGTAATGCAGTACTTTGCCACCGGTGCTTCCGTTGAGGGCTGGGTCCGGGCCGGTGGAGCGATCTCTCCCCACAAGGATTCCGACCTCAGCTGGTACAGCAACGTAGTTGACCGCAAGGTTGCGGAGGTCATTCAGAACGCCACCAGTGTCCGTTTCGACGGCTCGGATTTAATGCCAGGGGCTGTAGGTGCCGGTACTTTCTGGAAAGAGATGACCGCCTATGTATCCGGATCAAAACCCTTGGATGAGGCTTTGAAGGCCATCGACGCCTCCTGGCCGAACTGA
- a CDS encoding tripartite tricarboxylate transporter permease — protein sequence MLLTGILAVLNIKTLLLIFIGVSIGIIFGAIPGMTATMAVALCLPITFGLQPINGISLLLGLYIGGISGGLITAILLKIPGTPASIATTFDGHPMAAKGEAGKALGIGIVYSFLGGLISILILIFVSPPLARIALKFSSYDYFSITVFALTMIASLSQGSLVKGLIAGGIGVGFSLVGVAPLDGYPRFTFGVHVLDGGFGLLPLLIGLYAVGEILKNSERKGKAITKDEIADYRIRGFGFSPKEFAQQTINWIRSSLIGTGIGILPGIGGSTSNIVAYITAKNQSRHPEKFGTGIMDGIVASESANNASVGGALVPLLTLGIPGDTVTAMLLGGLMIHGIRPGPLLFTTNGYIVYSIFAALIVANVAMLILEFFGMRGFVRLLAIPRHILFSIIMMLCVVGAYAANNRMFDVICLLVFGLAGYLLMKLKFPLPPVVLGFILGPIAELNLRRGLQLSDGSYLPFIQKPISIIFLSVALVSLIVSIRNNFKETKMLSEQNGGEGSVTN from the coding sequence ATGCTACTGACAGGTATTCTTGCAGTACTGAACATAAAAACGCTACTATTGATCTTCATCGGTGTATCAATCGGGATCATCTTCGGTGCCATACCGGGTATGACAGCAACGATGGCAGTCGCACTATGCTTACCTATTACCTTTGGTTTGCAGCCGATCAACGGGATCTCTCTGTTGCTTGGACTTTATATCGGAGGTATTTCCGGAGGGTTAATAACCGCCATTCTGCTGAAGATTCCAGGCACTCCGGCATCTATTGCAACAACCTTTGACGGACATCCAATGGCGGCAAAGGGAGAGGCGGGTAAAGCTCTTGGTATCGGTATTGTGTACTCCTTTCTGGGAGGTTTAATTAGTATCTTAATCCTGATTTTTGTTTCACCGCCACTAGCGCGCATCGCTCTAAAGTTTTCATCCTATGATTATTTTTCAATCACAGTCTTTGCTTTAACCATGATAGCCAGTCTTTCTCAAGGGTCACTGGTAAAAGGGTTGATAGCGGGGGGCATTGGAGTTGGATTTTCTCTTGTAGGTGTTGCGCCTCTGGACGGTTATCCGCGCTTCACATTTGGTGTACATGTTTTAGATGGAGGATTCGGTCTTCTACCCCTTCTCATAGGTTTATATGCGGTTGGGGAAATCCTAAAGAATTCTGAACGCAAGGGAAAAGCAATTACAAAAGATGAGATCGCTGACTACAGAATTAGGGGATTCGGATTCAGTCCAAAGGAGTTCGCCCAACAGACAATCAACTGGATCAGATCAAGCCTTATAGGGACGGGAATAGGTATACTACCAGGTATCGGAGGATCTACTTCAAATATCGTGGCTTATATCACAGCAAAAAATCAATCCCGCCATCCTGAAAAATTTGGGACAGGCATCATGGACGGAATTGTCGCATCTGAATCTGCGAACAATGCTTCTGTAGGAGGAGCTCTAGTCCCTCTATTAACCCTAGGAATTCCAGGAGATACTGTAACCGCAATGCTCCTTGGTGGTCTAATGATCCATGGAATCCGGCCGGGCCCGCTTCTTTTTACTACAAACGGATACATAGTCTACAGTATTTTTGCTGCCCTTATTGTAGCCAATGTCGCTATGCTGATTCTTGAGTTTTTTGGGATGAGGGGGTTCGTACGGCTTCTAGCAATCCCTAGACACATTTTATTTTCTATAATTATGATGCTTTGTGTTGTTGGTGCCTATGCGGCAAATAATAGGATGTTCGATGTCATCTGTTTACTCGTTTTTGGATTAGCCGGATATCTGCTGATGAAGTTAAAATTTCCTCTTCCTCCGGTGGTTTTAGGTTTTATTCTTGGTCCGATTGCTGAACTGAACCTGCGAAGGGGATTGCAGCTTAGCGATGGCAGTTATCTACCGTTTATTCAGAAGCCCATATCTATTATTTTCCTTTCTGTAGCCCTCGTCTCATTGATAGTGTCTATTAGGAACAATTTCAAGGAAACAAAGATGCTATCTGAACAAAATGGCGGAGAAGGCAGTGTCACGAATTGA
- a CDS encoding tripartite tricarboxylate transporter substrate binding protein: MITKNRSFGIGLLLVFLAASLFANGEQEQSEKAWPAKSVQIVVAFNPGGDTDYNARVYAKYLKDILGVPVVVTNVTGSGGTIGMRHVLDSDPDGYTVLWHHSAMMVSEAAGLWDKNANDYEISCIGAKSAGVLLYADGSAPYNSFDDVVAATKKTPDAITFAANTGATTYLAGVTLYEQGVKFKLADFGGGSDRLAALMGGHVDIIPNAYGMMKDYIDSGDVKALASLGSERIEEAPDVPTVAELGFPDSTLDMLYFFAFPKGTSREIVETWADAAEEVAKNPQYQEEIHKAYFQKPFYLRGNDALDALNGQREVIMKYAELLKVN, from the coding sequence ATGATCACAAAAAATCGAAGTTTTGGAATAGGGCTACTTTTGGTATTTTTAGCAGCATCACTTTTCGCTAATGGAGAACAGGAACAGTCAGAAAAAGCATGGCCTGCAAAGTCTGTGCAGATTGTTGTAGCTTTTAACCCCGGCGGAGATACAGATTATAACGCACGTGTTTACGCAAAATATCTGAAGGATATTCTTGGAGTCCCAGTTGTCGTTACAAATGTTACTGGTAGCGGAGGGACGATAGGAATGAGGCACGTTCTTGACAGTGATCCCGATGGATATACTGTACTGTGGCACCATTCAGCTATGATGGTTAGTGAAGCAGCAGGCTTGTGGGATAAAAACGCCAATGACTATGAGATTTCATGTATCGGGGCAAAAAGTGCAGGAGTACTCCTCTACGCTGACGGATCCGCACCCTACAATTCATTCGACGATGTCGTTGCAGCAACGAAGAAAACCCCCGATGCAATAACCTTTGCTGCGAACACCGGGGCTACAACCTATCTCGCCGGAGTAACCCTGTATGAACAGGGAGTCAAATTCAAGTTGGCAGACTTCGGAGGCGGTTCAGATCGGCTTGCTGCCCTTATGGGTGGTCATGTAGATATTATTCCTAATGCGTATGGCATGATGAAGGATTATATTGACAGCGGAGATGTGAAAGCTCTGGCAAGTCTCGGTTCCGAACGAATAGAAGAGGCCCCTGATGTACCAACTGTTGCTGAGCTGGGATTTCCCGATTCTACTTTGGATATGCTCTATTTCTTTGCCTTTCCAAAAGGAACGTCCCGGGAGATAGTAGAAACTTGGGCTGATGCAGCGGAAGAGGTCGCCAAGAATCCTCAATACCAAGAAGAGATCCATAAAGCTTATTTTCAGAAGCCCTTTTACCTTCGCGGCAATGATGCGCTTGATGCATTAAATGGTCAACGCGAAGTAATCATGAAGTATGCTGAACTTCTCAAAGTAAACTAA
- a CDS encoding uroporphyrinogen decarboxylase family protein, giving the protein MTSRERVIAALKFKSPGKIPLNLWFHQATRNRYGQQLDNLIQRYPNDIDLIAGPGDRNFYSRSTQRGRYVDTWGSSWLVLADGMVGEVKEPALKDLDDVNNWSPPYLWLDSEWEEHNDLINKKIEQSRNKGRFVIGAKVEPFQRMQFVRGTENLFMDIGLKERGLFIFLDKIAEYFDRYLDYWLDKDVDGIFFTEDWGSQISLLISPKDFTAMFKPIYRKIIDKIQAKGKYIFFHSDGYIYNLYKDLIDLGVDAVNSQIWIMDLDEISRNFRGKICFWGEIDRQNVLAFKGPEEIYKSASKMKEMLTVNGGGLIGQSVAGVDVSIENIEALCNCW; this is encoded by the coding sequence ATGACAAGCAGGGAAAGAGTTATTGCTGCATTGAAATTTAAAAGTCCGGGCAAGATCCCTCTTAATCTCTGGTTCCACCAGGCTACACGGAACCGCTATGGTCAGCAGCTTGATAATCTTATTCAGCGCTATCCAAACGATATTGATCTTATTGCCGGTCCCGGGGATAGAAACTTTTATAGCCGATCGACACAACGCGGGCGTTACGTTGATACCTGGGGCAGTTCATGGCTTGTCCTTGCCGATGGAATGGTGGGAGAGGTAAAAGAACCAGCTTTGAAGGATCTTGATGATGTGAATAATTGGTCTCCTCCCTACCTTTGGTTGGATTCTGAATGGGAGGAGCATAATGATCTGATTAACAAAAAGATAGAGCAATCTCGTAACAAAGGCCGTTTTGTAATCGGTGCTAAGGTTGAGCCTTTTCAGCGCATGCAGTTTGTCCGGGGGACAGAAAACCTCTTCATGGATATCGGTTTAAAAGAGAGGGGGCTTTTTATCTTCTTGGATAAAATAGCTGAGTATTTTGATCGATACCTTGATTACTGGCTTGATAAAGATGTAGATGGTATCTTTTTTACAGAAGACTGGGGATCTCAGATAAGTCTACTCATATCGCCTAAAGACTTCACAGCGATGTTCAAACCCATCTACCGGAAGATCATAGATAAGATACAAGCCAAGGGTAAATACATTTTTTTCCATAGCGACGGCTACATATATAATTTATACAAGGATTTAATTGATCTTGGGGTAGATGCGGTTAATAGTCAGATCTGGATAATGGACCTTGATGAGATCAGCAGGAATTTCAGGGGAAAAATATGTTTTTGGGGAGAGATCGATCGTCAGAATGTCCTAGCCTTCAAAGGTCCGGAGGAAATTTACAAAAGTGCGTCAAAAATGAAGGAGATGCTCACTGTTAATGGCGGAGGACTTATTGGTCAGAGTGTTGCCGGAGTGGATGTCTCCATTGAAAACATAGAAGCTCTATGTAATTGCTGGTAA